The following proteins come from a genomic window of Elusimicrobiota bacterium:
- a CDS encoding TIGR01777 family protein, whose translation MKLLISGSTGLIGEALTRAVQDQGHEVTRLSRGNAVTAPRVLWDPVTGQIPLRLLEGFDAVIHLAGESIAAGRWTAARKKRIRDSRVYGTSNLVKALTTLERPPRIFLSASAIGFYGDRGNDVLSEDSVAGEGFLPSVCREWEAAADPLRSAGLRVAHARFGIVLSRRGGALPKMLLPFRLGLGGAMGNGRQWWSWVALPDAVEALLHILHNDSLSGPVNVTAPGAVTNRAFTDTLGRVLRRPTVMPLPGFVARLLMGEMASGLLLASARVEPRRLAQSGFQFRFPDLATALKGNY comes from the coding sequence ATGAAACTATTGATTTCCGGATCCACGGGGCTGATCGGCGAAGCGTTGACGAGGGCGGTCCAGGACCAGGGCCACGAGGTCACCCGTCTGTCCCGCGGCAACGCCGTGACGGCGCCCCGGGTCCTTTGGGATCCCGTCACGGGGCAAATTCCCTTGCGGCTCCTGGAGGGGTTCGACGCGGTCATCCATTTGGCGGGCGAAAGCATCGCCGCGGGCCGTTGGACGGCCGCCCGCAAAAAACGCATTCGGGACAGCCGCGTTTACGGCACGTCCAATTTGGTGAAAGCGCTGACCACTCTGGAACGGCCCCCGCGGATTTTCCTCTCGGCTTCCGCCATCGGTTTTTACGGCGACCGCGGCAACGACGTCCTGTCCGAGGACAGCGTGGCCGGGGAAGGTTTTTTGCCCTCGGTGTGCCGGGAATGGGAGGCCGCCGCGGATCCCCTGCGGTCGGCGGGTTTGCGGGTGGCCCACGCGCGGTTCGGCATCGTGTTGAGCCGACGGGGCGGGGCCCTGCCCAAGATGCTGTTGCCCTTTCGCCTCGGTTTGGGCGGAGCGATGGGAAACGGCCGGCAATGGTGGAGCTGGGTGGCCCTGCCCGATGCGGTGGAAGCTCTCCTGCATATCCTGCACAACGACTCTCTGTCGGGCCCGGTGAACGTGACGGCGCCGGGGGCCGTGACCAACCGGGCGTTCACGGACACCCTGGGCCGCGTGCTGCGCCGCCCGACGGTGATGCCCCTGCCGGGTTTCGTCGCGCGCCTTCTCATGGGGGAGATGGCCTCGGGCCTGCTCTTGGCGAGCGCGCGGGTCGAGCCCCGGCGGTTGGCCCAGTCCGGGTTTCAATTCCGTTTCCCGGACCTGGCGACGGCTCTTAAGGGAAATTATTAA
- a CDS encoding biopolymer transporter ExbD, with translation MKIHLGSHKKKRLITEINMVPFIDVVLVLLIIFMILSPFIGQSQIPVNLPRAATSAAGDDDTPLRLKITRDGDYYVGDARVLRNDLENRLAAALAKSARRAVLIEADRDVGFKNVVLALDAAQKLKAAKVGVAVLPIEAAPAEGEAPR, from the coding sequence GTGAAAATCCATCTCGGCTCCCACAAAAAGAAGCGTCTCATCACCGAGATCAACATGGTGCCGTTCATCGACGTCGTGTTGGTGCTGTTGATCATTTTCATGATCCTCTCGCCGTTCATCGGGCAGTCCCAGATTCCCGTCAACCTGCCGCGGGCAGCGACCTCGGCGGCCGGCGACGACGACACCCCGCTGCGGCTCAAGATCACCCGGGACGGCGACTACTACGTGGGCGACGCCCGGGTGTTGCGCAACGACCTCGAAAACCGCCTGGCGGCGGCCCTGGCCAAAAGCGCCCGGCGCGCGGTGCTGATTGAGGCGGACCGGGACGTGGGCTTTAAGAACGTGGTGCTGGCCCTGGACGCGGCCCAAAAACTCAAGGCCGCCAAGGTGGGCGTGGCCGTCCTGCCGATCGAGGCGGCCCCCGCGGAAGGGGAAGCGCCCCGTTAA
- a CDS encoding MotA/TolQ/ExbB proton channel family protein — protein MISSFDIKHTLALGWPVLSVLAVFSIVTVAVFIECWSIHRWVRTLLGRGPAGEGLKPLFERVEQRLALLGTIANAAPFVGLLGTVVGIIRAFHTISQASGAGGGMALVAGGISEALVSTAAGLFVAIPASMIFNYFTYHNEKLEERAEAA, from the coding sequence ATGATTTCCTCGTTTGACATTAAGCACACGCTGGCCCTGGGCTGGCCGGTGCTCTCGGTGCTGGCGGTTTTTTCCATCGTGACCGTGGCGGTTTTCATCGAATGTTGGTCCATCCACCGGTGGGTGCGGACGTTGTTGGGCCGCGGCCCGGCCGGCGAGGGGCTCAAGCCGCTCTTTGAACGGGTGGAACAGCGCCTGGCGCTCCTGGGCACCATCGCCAACGCGGCCCCCTTCGTGGGGCTCTTGGGCACCGTGGTCGGCATCATCCGGGCCTTCCACACCATCAGCCAGGCTTCGGGGGCGGGGGGCGGCATGGCCCTGGTGGCGGGGGGCATCTCCGAGGCGCTCGTGTCCACGGCGGCCGGGCTCTTCGTGGCCATTCCGGCCAGCATGATCTTTAACTACTTCACCTACCACAACGAAAAGTTGGAGGAACGGGCGGAGGCGGCGTGA
- a CDS encoding SDR family oxidoreductase translates to MNSPVVLITGASSGIGRAAARQFAARGWRVAVAARRKERLDALAAEIVAAGGAAPFVLPADVSHPHEARAAVASAADHFGRLDVLVNNAGVLRMAPFLAMPVEEMREIFETNFWATVETVRAAAGVMEKQGGGRIVQVGSGVGRRGLPFMAAYAASKFALLGLTESLRLELGPRGISLSLVLPGGTDTEMPNNLDRSRLPPGYPQREGYRVSADRAARAVVKAALGAGPEIYVPWWVRPGAWLSSLWPSLADRIIKKGYRTVQWK, encoded by the coding sequence ATGAATAGCCCCGTCGTGTTGATCACCGGCGCCTCCTCGGGCATCGGCCGGGCCGCGGCCCGGCAATTCGCCGCGCGGGGCTGGCGGGTGGCCGTGGCCGCTCGGCGCAAAGAACGCCTCGACGCCCTCGCCGCCGAGATCGTCGCCGCGGGGGGGGCCGCGCCTTTCGTGCTGCCGGCCGACGTGTCGCACCCCCACGAGGCGCGCGCCGCGGTCGCCAGCGCCGCCGACCACTTCGGCCGTCTGGACGTGCTGGTCAACAACGCGGGCGTCCTGCGCATGGCGCCCTTCCTCGCCATGCCGGTGGAGGAGATGCGCGAAATTTTTGAAACCAATTTTTGGGCCACGGTGGAGACGGTCCGGGCGGCCGCCGGGGTCATGGAAAAACAGGGCGGAGGACGGATCGTGCAGGTGGGGTCGGGGGTCGGCCGCCGCGGCCTGCCCTTCATGGCCGCCTACGCGGCCAGTAAGTTCGCGCTCCTGGGATTGACGGAAAGCCTGCGGCTGGAGCTCGGCCCCCGGGGGATTTCGCTCTCCCTCGTCCTTCCCGGCGGCACCGACACGGAAATGCCCAACAATCTCGACCGGTCCCGCCTGCCCCCGGGCTACCCCCAACGCGAAGGGTACCGGGTGTCGGCGGACCGGGCCGCGCGGGCGGTGGTCAAGGCGGCGCTCGGCGCCGGCCCCGAAATTTACGTTCCCTGGTGGGTGCGGCCCGGCGCCTGGCTGTCCAGCCTCTGGCCGTCCCTCGCGGACCGAATCATCAAAAAAGGATACAGGACCGTTCAATGGAAATAG
- a CDS encoding TonB C-terminal domain-containing protein: MTRYVLYSSLIHFLAAVVFAFIMGRSAEPTAYYGFQFLGGQSGFGSGKLEPAPAPTTAAPPAPISPEEAAPASDDPNRVAVAKEPPKKSEPKPKTPPAKTGVKGGRGESALGRGDFQGSKTGPVGGVGTSLEIGGFGPGGGGDASKQFPFKWYGELIYKRLWEAWDRTDAGTRECKVGFVVQRDGSVKSVKIKASSGDSLFDMTAKRAVTAAAPFPPLPDGFKEKELPVLVRFRLQ, from the coding sequence ATGACCCGTTACGTCCTCTACTCCAGCCTGATTCATTTTTTGGCCGCCGTTGTATTCGCCTTTATCATGGGGCGATCGGCCGAACCGACGGCCTATTACGGGTTCCAATTTTTGGGCGGCCAGTCGGGGTTCGGGTCGGGCAAACTGGAGCCCGCTCCCGCCCCCACCACGGCGGCCCCCCCCGCGCCGATTTCCCCGGAAGAGGCCGCCCCGGCCTCCGACGACCCCAACCGGGTGGCCGTGGCCAAGGAACCGCCGAAAAAGTCCGAACCCAAACCCAAAACACCCCCGGCCAAGACCGGCGTCAAAGGCGGCCGGGGTGAATCGGCTTTAGGACGGGGAGATTTCCAGGGGTCCAAAACCGGGCCGGTGGGCGGCGTGGGCACCTCCCTGGAAATTGGCGGGTTCGGACCGGGAGGAGGTGGCGATGCCTCCAAGCAGTTCCCGTTCAAATGGTACGGGGAGCTCATTTACAAACGCCTTTGGGAGGCCTGGGACCGCACCGACGCCGGCACCCGGGAATGCAAAGTGGGCTTTGTGGTTCAACGGGACGGGTCCGTGAAATCCGTGAAGATCAAGGCCTCCTCGGGGGACTCTCTGTTCGACATGACCGCCAAACGAGCCGTGACCGCCGCCGCGCCCTTCCCTCCCCTGCCGGACGGGTTTAAGGAAAAGGAACTGCCGGTCCTCGTCCGCTTTCGACTTCAATAA
- a CDS encoding carbon starvation protein A, with protein MTLAGLAALVCVLFLAAYRIYGWALGRLFGLDARRATPAHTQKDGVDFVPAKAPLLLAEHFSAIAAAGPIVGPILAGLWFGWLPALLWIVFGSIFFGAVHDFSSLIGSVRHRASSVAEIVREHMGPRAYRFFAAFVWLTLVYVITAFTDITSASFADPRFGGGVATASTLYLLIGLGLGVALTKGRVPLWVATLIAVPLVGAAVWWGPAFPLRFPEGGWLRPQVAWDWVILGYCFVASLAPLWLLLQPRGYLGGFFLYGTLVIGVVGLFLGGDKIQYPAFLGFTNAQGMPLFPLLFVTVACGACSGFHGLVGSGTTSKQVDVETDCRLVGYGGMLLEALVAVVALATLMLLPAGDAALGMSPDRIYANGLARFVERFGVDPDLARTFALLAFATFIYDTLDVSTRLGRYMLQELTGWRGVKGGAMATLATLALPAYFVTLRITDASGAAVPAWKVFWTIFGTANQLLAGLTLLGLTVWLKRRGGRAWIATVIPMVFMMGMTLWSLANTIAPWLRDLPTRPRWESIPVVALVLTALALLLIFESIQHLRRERTSP; from the coding sequence ATGACCCTGGCCGGACTGGCCGCGCTGGTGTGCGTCCTTTTCTTGGCGGCCTACCGGATCTACGGTTGGGCCCTGGGCCGGCTGTTTGGCCTCGACGCCCGCCGCGCCACCCCCGCCCACACCCAAAAAGACGGGGTGGATTTCGTCCCCGCCAAGGCGCCGCTTCTCTTGGCCGAACACTTTTCGGCCATCGCCGCCGCGGGTCCCATCGTGGGGCCGATTTTGGCCGGGCTCTGGTTCGGCTGGTTGCCGGCGCTGTTGTGGATCGTGTTCGGGTCGATTTTTTTCGGGGCGGTCCACGATTTCTCCAGCCTCATCGGCTCGGTGCGCCACCGGGCCTCCTCCGTCGCCGAGATCGTCCGCGAACACATGGGCCCCCGGGCCTATCGGTTTTTCGCCGCCTTTGTTTGGCTGACCCTGGTCTACGTGATCACGGCCTTCACCGACATCACGAGCGCGAGTTTCGCCGACCCCCGGTTCGGCGGCGGCGTGGCCACGGCCTCGACTCTTTATTTATTGATCGGCCTGGGGCTGGGCGTGGCCCTGACGAAGGGGCGCGTGCCCCTCTGGGTCGCCACTTTGATCGCCGTCCCCCTGGTGGGCGCGGCTGTTTGGTGGGGTCCCGCGTTTCCGTTGCGGTTCCCGGAGGGCGGTTGGCTCCGGCCCCAGGTGGCCTGGGATTGGGTGATCCTGGGTTATTGCTTTGTCGCCTCCCTGGCCCCGCTGTGGCTTCTCCTCCAACCCCGGGGCTATCTGGGCGGGTTCTTCCTCTACGGGACGCTCGTGATCGGCGTGGTGGGCCTTTTCCTGGGCGGCGACAAAATCCAGTACCCGGCCTTCCTGGGCTTCACCAACGCCCAGGGCATGCCGCTTTTTCCCTTGCTTTTCGTGACGGTGGCCTGCGGGGCCTGTTCCGGCTTTCACGGCCTGGTGGGCTCGGGCACGACCTCCAAACAGGTGGATGTGGAAACCGACTGCCGCCTCGTGGGTTACGGGGGCATGCTGTTGGAGGCCCTGGTGGCGGTGGTCGCCCTGGCCACGCTCATGCTGCTGCCCGCCGGGGACGCCGCGTTGGGCATGAGCCCGGACCGGATCTACGCCAACGGGCTGGCGCGGTTCGTGGAGCGCTTCGGCGTGGACCCGGATCTGGCACGGACCTTCGCCCTGCTGGCCTTCGCGACCTTTATTTACGACACCCTGGACGTCAGCACCCGTCTCGGCCGCTACATGCTCCAGGAACTGACGGGCTGGCGCGGTGTCAAAGGCGGGGCGATGGCCACGCTCGCGACCCTGGCCCTCCCGGCCTATTTCGTGACGCTCCGGATCACCGACGCGTCGGGCGCGGCCGTGCCGGCCTGGAAAGTTTTTTGGACGATTTTCGGCACGGCCAACCAACTGCTGGCGGGGCTCACCCTTTTGGGCCTCACGGTCTGGCTCAAACGCCGGGGGGGCCGCGCCTGGATCGCCACGGTGATTCCGATGGTTTTCATGATGGGAATGACCCTTTGGTCCCTGGCCAACACCATCGCCCCCTGGCTGAGGGACCTGCCCACCCGGCCGCGGTGGGAATCCATCCCCGTCGTGGCCCTGGTGCTCACGGCCCTGGCCCTGCTTTTGATTTTCGAATCGATCCAACATCTCCGTCGTGAAAGGACGTCCCCATGA
- the ychF gene encoding redox-regulated ATPase YchF: MEIGIVGLPNVGKSTLFNALTGAAAAASNFPFTTIDPNVGVVPLADERLTKLGEMFKSEKVTPAGIKFVDIAGLVKGASQGEGLGNKFLSHIRAVDAIAHVVRCFKDPDVVNVLGQLNPAEAADIIETELLLADLQQAEKALDKMHGPARSGDKKAKEKLEMMQGLVQGFKEGKSARVQNIPADVQAEQGFLTGKPILYVANGDETGSDAAMLAALKARARIEGAGVVSLCAKIEAEIVQLPAEERRDYYKEAGIREPGLDTLAKAGKDLLGLITFFTAGPEESRAWSISRGTKAVKAAGKIHSDIERGFIRAELYKYDDLARLGSYKALQEKGLVSMEGKDYEMKDGDVVYFRFNV; encoded by the coding sequence ATGGAAATAGGCATCGTCGGACTTCCCAACGTTGGCAAATCGACGCTCTTCAACGCCCTCACGGGGGCCGCCGCGGCGGCCAGCAACTTCCCCTTCACCACCATCGACCCCAACGTCGGCGTCGTTCCCCTCGCGGACGAACGCCTGACCAAATTGGGCGAGATGTTCAAAAGCGAAAAAGTGACACCCGCGGGCATAAAGTTCGTCGACATCGCCGGACTCGTGAAAGGGGCCAGCCAGGGCGAAGGGTTGGGCAACAAATTCCTCTCCCACATCCGCGCCGTCGACGCCATCGCCCACGTGGTGCGCTGCTTCAAAGACCCCGACGTCGTGAACGTGCTCGGGCAACTCAACCCCGCCGAGGCGGCCGACATCATCGAAACGGAGCTCCTCTTGGCCGACCTGCAACAGGCCGAGAAGGCCCTGGACAAGATGCACGGGCCCGCGCGCTCCGGCGACAAAAAAGCCAAGGAAAAACTCGAGATGATGCAGGGGCTGGTCCAAGGTTTCAAGGAAGGGAAATCCGCGCGCGTGCAAAACATTCCGGCGGACGTCCAGGCGGAGCAGGGTTTCCTGACCGGCAAACCCATTCTCTACGTGGCCAACGGCGACGAAACGGGCTCCGACGCCGCGATGTTGGCGGCCCTAAAGGCCCGGGCCCGGATCGAGGGGGCCGGCGTGGTTTCCCTCTGCGCCAAGATCGAGGCCGAAATCGTCCAACTTCCCGCGGAGGAACGCCGCGACTACTACAAGGAAGCGGGCATTCGGGAACCCGGGCTCGACACCCTGGCCAAGGCGGGAAAGGACCTGCTGGGCCTGATCACCTTTTTCACCGCCGGGCCCGAGGAGAGCCGCGCCTGGTCGATCTCCCGGGGCACCAAGGCCGTCAAGGCCGCCGGAAAAATCCACTCCGACATCGAGCGCGGTTTTATCCGCGCGGAACTTTACAAATACGACGATTTGGCCCGGCTCGGTTCGTACAAGGCCCTGCAGGAAAAGGGTCTTGTCTCCATGGAAGGGAAGGACTACGAGATGAAGGACGGGGACGTGGTGTATTTCCGGTTCAACGTTTAA
- the creD gene encoding cell envelope integrity protein CreD, which translates to MSQNAPQHPVARWLRTSVGLKIFVLGFLLLVLLIPVQMIKSLLRERKNARGGVLDEIAAKWGAPQTWTGPWLTVPYSVGVPGPRGETLVGTAHAAFLPETLTIDGDVATEKRRRGLYETIVYSLKADVAATFGPPHIGALGLAEDRMRWKEARLCLGLSDVKGVRSVLSLKRGGAVVVFEPGIHGLGPVVSGACAPVPLTAKSSETFSFPVHLNGSGFLGFSPVGKTNDVRLRSAWPSPSFQGAFLPVERAVGPSGFSAGWSVLHFNRNFPQQWTTKDLEQWAGLGNPFQAGDGSVFGVRLEIPVDQYQSTERASKYAVLILMVTLFSAFVMEVVGRRPAHPVQYLLIGLALVFFFSLLLALSEKIGFAGAYVSAAVSVVAMIGFYARAVFASVKSGAVMAGVLSVLYAFLYVLLQMEDNAFLVGNLALGVLLGVSMVLTRRVDWFRSAPDSDAN; encoded by the coding sequence ATGAGCCAAAACGCTCCCCAACACCCGGTGGCGCGCTGGTTGCGAACTTCCGTCGGATTGAAAATTTTTGTTCTGGGTTTCCTGTTGTTGGTTTTGTTGATCCCGGTCCAGATGATCAAGTCCTTGTTGCGCGAGCGGAAGAACGCGCGCGGCGGCGTGCTCGACGAAATCGCCGCGAAATGGGGGGCCCCGCAAACATGGACGGGGCCGTGGCTCACGGTTCCTTATTCGGTGGGGGTTCCCGGGCCCCGGGGAGAAACGTTGGTCGGCACGGCCCACGCGGCTTTTTTGCCCGAAACCTTGACGATCGACGGCGACGTCGCGACCGAAAAGCGGCGCCGCGGCCTTTACGAAACCATCGTTTATTCCCTCAAGGCGGACGTCGCCGCGACCTTCGGGCCCCCCCATATCGGGGCCCTGGGCTTGGCCGAAGACCGGATGCGCTGGAAGGAGGCCCGCCTCTGTTTGGGTTTGTCCGACGTGAAAGGGGTGCGGTCGGTCCTTTCCTTGAAACGGGGGGGCGCGGTTGTGGTCTTTGAACCGGGGATCCACGGGTTGGGTCCCGTTGTGTCGGGGGCCTGCGCCCCCGTCCCCCTCACGGCCAAAAGTTCGGAAACGTTTTCCTTCCCCGTTCATTTGAACGGCAGCGGGTTTTTGGGCTTTTCCCCGGTCGGCAAGACCAACGACGTGCGTCTTCGTTCCGCCTGGCCCTCGCCGAGTTTCCAAGGCGCGTTCCTTCCCGTGGAACGGGCCGTGGGCCCGTCGGGTTTCAGCGCGGGGTGGTCGGTCCTTCATTTCAACCGCAACTTCCCGCAACAATGGACGACCAAAGACCTGGAACAGTGGGCCGGCCTAGGCAACCCGTTTCAAGCGGGCGACGGTTCCGTCTTCGGGGTCCGTCTCGAGATTCCGGTGGATCAATACCAGTCCACCGAGCGGGCGTCAAAGTACGCGGTGTTGATCTTGATGGTCACGCTCTTTTCGGCTTTCGTCATGGAGGTGGTGGGGCGGCGCCCCGCGCATCCCGTGCAATACCTGCTCATCGGGTTGGCCCTCGTCTTTTTCTTTTCGCTGTTGCTGGCGTTGTCCGAAAAAATCGGTTTCGCGGGGGCCTACGTTTCGGCGGCGGTTTCGGTGGTCGCGATGATCGGGTTCTACGCGCGGGCTGTTTTCGCGTCGGTCAAAAGCGGGGCCGTGATGGCCGGGGTCCTGTCGGTTTTGTACGCGTTTCTGTATGTCCTCCTCCAAATGGAGGACAACGCGTTTCTCGTTGGCAATCTGGCCTTGGGCGTCTTGCTGGGGGTGTCGATGGTTCTCACCCGCCGGGTGGATTGGTTCAGGAGCGCGCCGGACAGCGATGCGAACTGA
- a CDS encoding NAD+ synthase, producing MIRLALAQINSTVGDLAGNAALVLRDARRAADAGADLGVFPEMALTGYPPEDLLLQPSFLAATEKTLRGLARALPRGIAVVIGAPTATGRSLRNSAVLMRNGKIHARFHKWFLPNYGVFDEERYFEPGDVPVVFDLGDARVGLTVCEDLWRPGGPAGAAARTGASLIVNLSASPYHELKTRERGVVIKKKIVETGAAVAYCNAVGGQDELVYDGGSRVLDARGRTIAQAPQFEECLLFADVDAPARARRGTAAAKFPARRTERPAFAPVRAPALERDEEAYNALVLATRDYAVKNNFKKAVIGLSGGIDSALVACVAVDALGRDNVIGVTLPTRFNATETKADARALAENLGIAFHTVPIEETVQSFLKALAPLFAGRTADTTEENLQSRVRGTTLMALSNKFGWLVLTTGNKSEVSVGYFTLYGDSAGGFAVIKDIPKTRVYALARWRNACADRALIPESVFTRPPTAELRENQTDQDSLPPYDVLDKIVHAYVEDNRGLDAIVRGGVPRAVAAQTLRLIDGMEYKRRQAPPGVKITPRAFGRDRRMPITNKFKVHE from the coding sequence GTGATCCGCCTCGCCCTCGCCCAGATCAACTCCACCGTCGGCGATTTGGCGGGGAACGCCGCGCTCGTTTTGCGCGACGCCCGCCGGGCCGCCGACGCCGGCGCCGACTTGGGGGTCTTCCCCGAAATGGCCCTCACGGGCTACCCCCCCGAAGACCTCCTCCTCCAACCGTCTTTCCTCGCCGCGACCGAAAAAACCCTTCGCGGCCTCGCTCGGGCTTTGCCCCGGGGCATCGCGGTCGTGATCGGCGCGCCCACCGCCACCGGCCGGTCGCTTCGCAACTCGGCGGTGTTGATGCGGAACGGAAAAATCCACGCCCGTTTCCACAAATGGTTTTTGCCCAACTACGGGGTGTTCGACGAGGAACGCTATTTCGAACCCGGCGACGTTCCCGTGGTTTTTGATCTGGGGGACGCGCGGGTCGGGTTGACCGTTTGTGAAGACCTTTGGCGCCCCGGCGGTCCCGCCGGGGCCGCCGCCCGGACGGGCGCGTCTTTGATCGTCAACCTGTCCGCCAGCCCCTACCACGAATTGAAAACCCGCGAGCGGGGCGTCGTGATCAAGAAAAAGATCGTTGAAACCGGCGCCGCCGTTGCCTACTGCAACGCCGTGGGGGGCCAGGACGAACTGGTTTACGACGGCGGCAGCCGCGTTCTCGACGCGCGCGGTCGGACCATCGCCCAGGCGCCCCAATTCGAAGAGTGCCTTCTTTTCGCCGACGTGGACGCCCCCGCGCGCGCCCGCCGGGGGACCGCGGCGGCGAAATTCCCCGCGCGGCGAACGGAACGACCGGCCTTTGCGCCCGTGCGGGCGCCGGCCCTGGAGCGGGACGAAGAGGCCTACAACGCGCTCGTTCTCGCCACCCGGGATTACGCTGTCAAAAATAATTTCAAGAAAGCGGTCATCGGTCTTTCGGGCGGCATCGATTCGGCCCTGGTGGCCTGCGTGGCCGTGGACGCCCTGGGGAGGGACAACGTGATCGGCGTGACGCTGCCCACGCGATTCAACGCGACGGAAACGAAAGCCGACGCCCGTGCCCTGGCGGAAAACCTCGGAATCGCCTTCCACACGGTCCCCATCGAGGAGACGGTCCAGTCCTTCTTAAAGGCCCTGGCCCCGCTCTTCGCCGGGCGGACCGCCGACACGACGGAGGAAAACCTCCAGTCCCGCGTGCGCGGCACGACCCTCATGGCGCTCTCCAACAAATTCGGCTGGCTGGTCCTGACGACGGGCAACAAGTCCGAAGTCTCCGTGGGCTACTTCACCCTCTACGGCGATTCGGCGGGCGGCTTCGCGGTCATCAAAGACATCCCGAAAACCCGCGTCTACGCGCTCGCCCGCTGGCGGAACGCTTGCGCCGACCGGGCGCTCATTCCCGAAAGCGTTTTCACGCGCCCCCCCACCGCGGAGTTGCGCGAGAACCAAACGGACCAGGACAGCCTGCCCCCCTACGACGTGCTCGACAAAATCGTCCACGCCTACGTCGAGGACAACCGGGGCCTCGACGCCATCGTCCGCGGGGGCGTGCCCCGCGCCGTGGCCGCCCAAACCCTGCGGCTCATCGACGGCATGGAATACAAGCGGCGCCAGGCCCCCCCGGGGGTCAAGATCACCCCGCGCGCCTTCGGTCGGGACCGGCGCATGCCCATCACCAACAAATTCAAAGTCCATGAATAG